A genomic window from Flavobacterium johnsoniae includes:
- a CDS encoding arylsulfatase, whose amino-acid sequence MKKIKNNIPNLKTPQKGLLLTALIFAQLSFGQSKPDPNYKGVVGKTLADSKEYWIEPVKAPEGAPNVVWILLDDVGFGATSAFGGLINTPTFEKLANNGLRYTNFHTTAICAPTRSALLTGRNSHAVHVGGFSHTSMSAGFPGWDGRLPSSAGTIAEILRDNGYNTFAVGKYGVTPDEDATDAGPFDRWPTGKGFEHFYGFLGSQTDQYNPDLVEDQTWLNGSTKLNGAEKDKSKNEFTTDLKGKHLSELITDKAITYIDRQKHAAPNKPFFLYYAPGATHSPHQVEKQWSDKYKGKFDDGWDAYRDKVIANQKKLGLIPSDAKLTIRDSYVPAWSTLSPDEKKLYAQFMEIYAGYLEYTDYEVSRIVDHLKSINQLDNTIFYIVLGDNGASKEGSSIGLIDESFRKLSDPKIKEESLKSNLAKTNLLGTPAATKENYPHGWALAANTPFRNLKQDAHSEGGTRNPLIVYYPKGIKTPGIRTQYGHVIDILPTTLETVGIKAPEKIRGIEQDSIQGTSLAYSYADAKAPSRHKIQHYYIFGSRSLYKDGWKASAPHHPDYIDITQNDALSKKDEPSNFDNDVWELYNLNTDFNERVDLAKKYPEKLKELQAEFDNQAKKNNLYPLIDWQDVLRQRIHKKNK is encoded by the coding sequence ATGAAAAAAATAAAAAATAACATACCAAATCTCAAAACTCCGCAAAAAGGGCTTTTGCTTACAGCTTTGATTTTTGCCCAACTTAGTTTTGGACAGTCAAAACCTGATCCAAATTATAAAGGAGTTGTGGGCAAAACTTTAGCCGATTCTAAAGAATATTGGATAGAACCAGTAAAAGCTCCAGAAGGCGCACCAAACGTGGTTTGGATTTTATTGGATGATGTTGGCTTCGGAGCTACAAGCGCTTTTGGAGGTTTAATTAACACGCCTACTTTCGAAAAATTAGCCAATAACGGTTTGCGTTATACCAACTTTCATACCACAGCTATTTGTGCGCCAACACGTTCTGCATTGTTAACTGGACGTAATTCGCACGCAGTGCATGTCGGCGGATTTTCGCATACATCAATGTCAGCAGGATTTCCTGGTTGGGACGGAAGACTTCCTTCTTCGGCAGGAACAATTGCTGAGATTTTGCGTGACAACGGTTACAACACTTTTGCAGTCGGAAAATATGGTGTTACGCCAGACGAAGACGCAACAGATGCAGGTCCGTTTGACAGATGGCCAACTGGAAAAGGTTTCGAACATTTCTACGGATTCTTAGGTTCGCAAACCGATCAATATAATCCTGATTTGGTAGAAGATCAGACTTGGTTAAATGGAAGCACAAAATTAAATGGTGCCGAAAAAGACAAGTCTAAAAATGAGTTTACGACCGATCTTAAAGGCAAACATTTAAGCGAATTGATTACAGATAAAGCGATTACCTATATCGATCGCCAGAAACATGCTGCTCCAAACAAACCGTTCTTTTTGTATTACGCGCCGGGAGCAACACATTCTCCGCACCAAGTAGAAAAACAATGGAGCGATAAATACAAAGGCAAATTTGATGATGGTTGGGATGCTTATCGCGATAAAGTAATTGCTAATCAGAAAAAATTAGGTTTAATTCCTTCTGATGCAAAACTTACAATTCGTGATTCTTATGTTCCGGCTTGGAGTACTTTATCTCCAGATGAGAAAAAACTATATGCTCAGTTTATGGAAATATACGCTGGATATTTAGAATATACCGATTATGAAGTAAGCCGAATTGTAGATCATTTAAAATCAATAAATCAGCTTGATAATACCATTTTCTATATTGTTTTAGGAGATAACGGAGCCAGTAAAGAAGGAAGTTCAATTGGTTTAATTGATGAATCTTTTAGAAAACTTTCTGATCCAAAAATTAAAGAAGAATCTTTGAAAAGTAATTTAGCTAAAACTAATTTATTAGGAACTCCAGCGGCGACAAAAGAAAATTACCCGCACGGATGGGCTTTGGCAGCAAATACTCCGTTTAGAAATCTAAAACAAGATGCACATTCTGAAGGAGGAACAAGAAATCCGTTGATTGTTTATTATCCAAAAGGAATTAAAACCCCTGGAATTCGTACACAATACGGACACGTAATTGATATTCTGCCCACCACTTTAGAAACTGTCGGAATTAAAGCGCCAGAAAAAATCAGAGGAATTGAACAAGATTCTATTCAAGGAACTTCTCTAGCCTATTCTTATGCCGACGCAAAAGCGCCTTCAAGACATAAAATTCAGCATTATTACATTTTTGGTTCAAGATCTCTCTACAAAGATGGTTGGAAAGCTTCGGCGCCGCATCATCCTGATTATATTGATATTACTCAAAATGATGCTTTATCTAAAAAAGACGAGCCAAGTAATTTTGATAATGACGTTTGGGAACTTTATAACTTAAATACTGACTTTAACGAAAGAGTCGATTTAGCTAAAAAATATCCGGAAAAACTGAAAGAGCTTCAAGCCGAATTTGACAATCAAGCGAAGAAAAACAATCTTTATCCGTTAATTGATTGGCAAGATGTTTTAAGACAGCGCATTCACAAAAAGAATAAATAA
- a CDS encoding arylsulfatase produces the protein MNTKLKKIALAFLLSGTATISKSNAQNNASKPNIILIMVDDMGYSDLGNYGSEINTPNLDRLAKEGTRLREFYNNSICAPTRASLLTGQYQHKAGVGFFDVNLGLPAYQGYLNKESLTLGEVFRSGGYSTLLSGKWHVGSEDQAQWPNQRGFDKFYGILKGASNYFDTKPLPFGKTPYPVKLIRNNEELHPKDDSYYFTDEIGNNAVTFLDEQNKENKPFFLYLAFTAPHWPLQAKPVDIAKYRGKFDEGWDVLREKRIEKLKANGILLPNQTISPRDPEVPEWSKLTYDEKQFWKAKMEVYAAMVDNMDQNVGKVLNKLKALKKDKNTLIIFISDNGAQGGFNTYNPLGRGLVRNEGPVGTSGSFDYQEQNWAYLSNTPLQQYKNNMHEGGFSSPFIAWFPSKIKAGRIDKGTGHIIDLAPTFYELAGIEYPKNLNGVNSNPLAGKSLLPVLFENASEVNRGEPLFWERAGNRAVRDGKWKLVSIYPSYEWELYNLETDRGETTNVAAQNLGIVNQLSAKYFDWADKTGVVEYSKFKLKPETMPGGAALKK, from the coding sequence ATGAATACCAAACTTAAAAAGATTGCACTTGCTTTTCTTCTTTCTGGAACGGCAACTATTTCTAAATCAAATGCTCAAAATAATGCATCAAAACCCAATATAATTTTGATTATGGTTGACGATATGGGTTATTCGGATTTAGGAAATTATGGTTCAGAAATTAACACTCCAAACTTAGATCGATTGGCAAAAGAAGGAACGCGTCTTCGCGAATTTTATAACAATTCTATCTGCGCTCCAACAAGAGCTTCATTATTAACTGGGCAATATCAGCATAAAGCGGGCGTTGGTTTTTTTGATGTCAATTTAGGATTGCCAGCCTATCAAGGTTATTTAAACAAAGAATCTTTAACCTTAGGCGAAGTTTTTCGTTCTGGCGGATACAGCACGCTTTTATCTGGAAAATGGCACGTTGGTTCTGAAGATCAAGCGCAATGGCCAAATCAAAGAGGTTTCGATAAATTTTACGGTATCTTAAAAGGTGCTTCTAATTATTTCGATACGAAACCTTTGCCTTTCGGAAAAACGCCTTATCCGGTAAAATTAATTCGCAATAACGAAGAACTCCATCCAAAAGATGATTCTTATTATTTTACAGACGAAATTGGAAATAATGCTGTGACTTTCTTAGACGAACAAAACAAAGAAAATAAACCGTTCTTTTTATACTTAGCATTTACTGCTCCGCATTGGCCTTTGCAAGCAAAACCAGTTGATATTGCAAAATACAGAGGAAAATTTGATGAAGGCTGGGATGTTTTGAGAGAAAAAAGAATTGAGAAATTAAAAGCCAATGGTATTTTACTTCCCAACCAAACCATCTCGCCAAGAGATCCAGAAGTTCCAGAATGGAGCAAACTGACTTACGATGAAAAACAATTTTGGAAAGCAAAAATGGAAGTTTACGCGGCAATGGTAGACAACATGGATCAAAATGTCGGCAAAGTTTTAAACAAACTTAAAGCACTTAAAAAAGATAAAAACACGCTGATTATTTTCATTTCTGATAATGGTGCTCAAGGCGGATTTAATACTTACAATCCGTTAGGAAGAGGTTTGGTTAGAAATGAAGGACCAGTTGGAACTTCTGGATCATTTGATTATCAGGAACAAAATTGGGCTTATTTATCCAATACACCTTTACAGCAATATAAAAATAATATGCACGAAGGCGGTTTCAGTTCGCCATTTATCGCTTGGTTTCCATCAAAAATAAAAGCAGGAAGAATTGACAAAGGAACGGGACACATTATTGACCTTGCTCCTACTTTTTATGAATTGGCTGGAATTGAATATCCTAAAAATTTAAATGGCGTAAATTCTAATCCGTTGGCGGGAAAAAGTTTATTACCTGTTTTATTTGAAAATGCTTCTGAAGTAAATCGCGGTGAACCTTTATTCTGGGAAAGAGCCGGAAACAGAGCCGTTCGCGATGGAAAATGGAAATTGGTTTCTATTTATCCGTCGTACGAATGGGAACTTTATAATCTAGAAACTGATCGAGGAGAAACCACGAATGTCGCCGCTCAAAATCTTGGAATTGTAAACCAGCTTTCTGCCAAATATTTTGACTGGGCCGATAAAACTGGAGTTGTAGAATACAGTAAATTCAAACTTAAACCAGAAACAATGCCAGGTGGCGCTGCTTTAAAAAAATAA
- a CDS encoding sulfatase-like hydrolase/transferase has product MANYKKITKIAIGILIVLVLLATFLFWPINTDGTLIKPDQKLVDGKAAFLSKKDTSTSTAKKPNIIILLADDLGKYDISLYGGKSTPTPQIDSLAASGVTFTEGYASSSICSPSRAGLITGRYQERFGHEYQPGDRYPKNNLEYYAFKYIMNTNNWRLNDKIEYPNDASIATQGLPQSEITFADLAKREGYSTGIIGKWHLGHNKGFFPLDRGFDYHYGFYQAFSLFAPEDNNPDIINHHHKDFTDKMIWGKGRVGIGQIRRDSTIIDEKAYLTEKFAEEAEAFIDKNKKKPFLLYIPFNAPHTPFQVRKKYYDRFPNVKDENKRVYFAMISALDDAIGRIREKIKKEGLEENTLIFFASDNGGADYTFATTNAPLKGGKFSHFEGGINVPFALSWKGKIKPHTVYKTPVSTLDIFSTIATAIGSDLPKDRIYDGVDLVKTVNENKQAHKDLFWRSGDAKAIRSGDWKLIVSGKTHETWLYNLAKDKSETIDLASKNPEKVKELKTALQNWEKGLIKPLWPNLTYYEFDFGKQKYFVDL; this is encoded by the coding sequence ATGGCAAACTATAAAAAAATAACCAAAATTGCTATCGGCATTTTAATTGTGCTAGTTCTTCTCGCAACATTTTTATTCTGGCCAATTAATACGGACGGAACATTAATTAAACCCGATCAAAAATTAGTCGACGGAAAAGCTGCTTTTCTTTCTAAAAAAGATACCTCAACATCTACAGCAAAAAAGCCTAATATCATCATTCTCCTTGCCGATGATTTAGGAAAATATGATATTTCGCTCTACGGCGGAAAATCTACTCCGACTCCACAAATTGATTCTTTGGCGGCTTCTGGAGTCACATTTACAGAAGGTTACGCTTCTTCTTCTATTTGTTCGCCTTCTAGAGCCGGATTAATCACAGGAAGATATCAGGAACGTTTCGGGCATGAATATCAACCGGGCGATCGTTATCCAAAAAACAATTTAGAATATTACGCTTTTAAATATATCATGAATACCAATAATTGGAGATTAAATGATAAAATCGAATATCCAAATGATGCTTCAATTGCAACTCAAGGTTTACCGCAATCTGAAATCACTTTTGCAGATTTGGCTAAACGCGAAGGTTACAGTACTGGTATAATTGGTAAATGGCATTTGGGGCATAATAAGGGATTTTTTCCTTTAGATCGTGGTTTCGATTACCATTACGGATTTTATCAGGCTTTTTCACTTTTTGCTCCAGAAGACAACAATCCGGACATTATCAATCATCATCATAAAGATTTTACAGATAAAATGATTTGGGGTAAAGGCCGTGTCGGAATCGGGCAAATTCGTCGTGATTCAACCATTATTGATGAAAAGGCTTATTTAACGGAAAAATTTGCAGAAGAAGCAGAAGCTTTTATCGATAAAAATAAAAAGAAACCATTCTTACTTTACATTCCGTTTAATGCGCCACATACTCCATTTCAAGTTCGTAAAAAATATTACGATCGTTTTCCGAATGTAAAAGACGAAAACAAACGCGTTTATTTTGCGATGATTAGTGCGCTTGATGATGCAATTGGAAGAATCCGTGAAAAAATTAAAAAAGAAGGTCTTGAAGAAAATACTTTAATCTTTTTTGCAAGTGACAACGGTGGTGCAGATTATACTTTTGCTACTACAAATGCACCATTAAAAGGTGGTAAATTTTCGCATTTTGAGGGCGGAATTAATGTTCCTTTTGCACTTTCGTGGAAAGGAAAAATAAAACCGCATACCGTTTACAAAACGCCTGTTAGCACATTAGATATTTTTTCTACAATCGCTACCGCAATTGGTTCTGATTTACCAAAAGACAGAATTTATGATGGCGTAGATTTAGTAAAAACGGTAAACGAAAATAAACAAGCACACAAAGATTTATTCTGGCGTTCGGGCGATGCAAAAGCGATTCGAAGCGGCGATTGGAAATTAATCGTAAGCGGAAAAACACACGAAACATGGCTTTATAATCTTGCCAAAGACAAATCTGAAACTATCGATCTGGCTTCAAAAAATCCTGAAAAAGTAAAAGAATTAAAAACTGCATTACAAAATTGGGAAAAAGGACTAATTAAACCACTTTGGCCAAATTTAACGTATTATGAATTCGATTTTGGCAAACAAAAATACTTTGTCGATTTGTAA
- a CDS encoding sterol desaturase family protein: MAIVQKEKLVRDLTISFFIYTLPVLAIYLYFKLTGGAVSESHLTLPSWLEFAQPVFANIRSWGLIVFTIVLGIVEFAAGLYDDDWTGEERKIDIVCFLAPKLLLPPVIAFFSLTALPYLLPNAANSLSWVPFWGGFFLIAIADDLTQYWYHRLHHQVPFLWRFHRTHHSAPYMGMAMASRQNFIYTVFFSQIYLTATLTYLGLGLPALFVLVIKSIITLGAHSSIAWDKPFYKYKVLHPIAWVLERLISTPATHHAHHADTSGDGVGHFKGNFGNMFFIWDMIFGTGLITRKFPESYGTKSYKQEEWYAQFLWPIFKSKKEGSSLAEGVLSFPLKAKPVENTVQTEEQTPVLEQA; the protein is encoded by the coding sequence ATGGCAATAGTTCAAAAAGAAAAATTAGTGAGAGACTTAACGATTAGTTTCTTTATTTATACATTGCCCGTATTGGCAATTTACCTTTACTTTAAATTAACTGGAGGAGCTGTAAGCGAATCTCATTTGACATTACCTTCTTGGTTAGAATTTGCGCAACCCGTTTTTGCAAATATCAGATCATGGGGATTAATCGTATTTACAATTGTTTTGGGAATTGTAGAATTTGCAGCAGGTTTATACGATGATGATTGGACTGGCGAAGAACGTAAAATTGATATTGTTTGTTTCTTAGCACCAAAATTACTTTTACCGCCTGTAATTGCTTTTTTCAGTTTAACAGCTTTACCATATTTATTGCCAAACGCGGCAAATTCATTATCATGGGTTCCGTTTTGGGGCGGATTTTTCTTAATCGCAATTGCAGATGATTTAACGCAATATTGGTATCACAGATTACACCACCAAGTTCCATTTTTATGGCGTTTTCACAGAACGCACCACTCTGCTCCTTATATGGGAATGGCGATGGCTTCTAGACAAAACTTTATTTATACCGTTTTCTTTTCACAAATATATTTAACTGCAACTTTAACGTATTTAGGTTTAGGATTACCAGCTTTATTTGTTTTGGTGATTAAAAGCATCATCACTTTGGGCGCGCATTCGAGTATTGCTTGGGACAAACCTTTCTACAAATACAAAGTTTTACATCCAATTGCTTGGGTTTTAGAAAGATTGATTTCGACTCCTGCAACGCATCACGCACATCACGCAGATACAAGCGGAGACGGAGTTGGACACTTTAAAGGAAACTTCGGAAACATGTTTTTTATCTGGGATATGATTTTTGGAACTGGCTTAATCACTCGTAAATTCCCAGAATCTTACGGAACAAAATCATACAAACAAGAAGAATGGTACGCGCAATTTTTGTGGCCAATATTCAAATCTAAAAAAGAAGGAAGTTCTCTTGCTGAAGGTGTATTGTCATTTCCTTTAAAAGCAAAACCTGTAGAAAATACAGTTCAAACCGAAGAACAAACGCCAGTTTTAGAACAAGCTTAA
- a CDS encoding arylsulfatase has protein sequence MKKIKNNTSIKSSGKGLLITALLVAQFGFAQEKEEFKGTIGKTLADSKEYWPDPVKAPKGAPNVVWILLDDVGFGAASAFGGLINTPTFDNLANNGLRYTNFHTTAICAPTRAALLTGRNSGRVHVSGFSHTILSAGFPGWDGRIPSDKGTIAEILRENGYNTFAVGKYGVTPDEDATDAGPFDRWPTGKGFDHFYGFLGSQTDQYNPDLVEDQVHIKPDGRHLNELITDKAISYIQKQQKAAPGKPFFLYYAPGTVHAPHQVAEKWVEPYKGKFDEGWDVYREKVLVNQKKLGTIPANAVLPERNALITEWKKLTPDQKKVYARFMEVYAGFLTYTDYEIGRVVDYLKQSGQLDNTLIFVAIGDNGASKEGTLQGTINQSLFSQGKSEEENLQSNLNNIGEIGTAKGLNTNYPLGWAQATNAPFKNWKQDAHSEGGTRNPLIVFYPNGIKDKGGIRNQYSHVTDLLPTTLAITGIKAPEYIKGIKQDIIQGSSFQASLDNPKAESLHKVQYYYIFGNRAIYKDGWKASAAHLPDSFAVKQSLGKNEKPVASNFDTDVWELYNLNEDFNERNNLAKKYPEKLAELQKLFDEQAKENNVYPFIDWQDVYNRRIHNTAADKGKTLQDLVKQVTKPADTETTK, from the coding sequence GCCAAAAGGTGCGCCAAACGTAGTTTGGATTTTATTAGATGATGTTGGATTTGGAGCGGCTTCTGCTTTTGGAGGATTAATCAACACGCCGACTTTTGATAATTTAGCCAACAATGGACTTCGTTATACCAACTTCCACACAACAGCAATTTGTGCTCCGACCCGTGCGGCTTTGTTAACAGGAAGAAATTCTGGAAGAGTTCACGTTAGCGGATTTTCGCATACAATCTTATCGGCAGGTTTTCCAGGTTGGGACGGAAGAATTCCTTCGGATAAAGGAACAATTGCAGAGATTTTACGTGAAAACGGATACAACACTTTCGCGGTTGGAAAATATGGTGTTACGCCAGATGAAGATGCAACAGATGCTGGCCCATTTGACAGATGGCCAACTGGAAAAGGTTTCGATCATTTTTACGGATTCTTAGGTTCTCAAACCGATCAATACAATCCTGATTTGGTTGAAGATCAAGTGCATATTAAACCTGACGGAAGACATTTAAACGAATTAATTACTGATAAAGCAATCAGCTATATTCAAAAACAGCAAAAAGCGGCACCAGGAAAACCATTTTTCTTGTATTATGCGCCGGGAACGGTTCATGCACCTCATCAAGTAGCTGAAAAATGGGTTGAACCTTATAAAGGAAAATTTGATGAAGGCTGGGATGTTTACCGTGAAAAAGTATTAGTAAATCAAAAGAAATTAGGAACGATTCCTGCCAATGCAGTTTTACCAGAACGTAATGCTTTAATTACAGAATGGAAAAAATTAACGCCAGATCAGAAAAAAGTATATGCAAGATTCATGGAAGTTTACGCAGGATTTTTGACATATACAGATTATGAAATTGGAAGAGTTGTTGATTATTTAAAACAAAGCGGACAGCTTGATAATACTTTAATTTTTGTAGCAATCGGAGATAACGGCGCAAGTAAAGAAGGAACTCTGCAAGGAACAATCAATCAAAGTTTGTTTTCTCAAGGAAAATCTGAGGAAGAAAATCTTCAAAGCAACTTAAATAATATTGGTGAAATTGGAACTGCAAAAGGTTTAAATACTAATTATCCTTTGGGATGGGCGCAGGCAACAAATGCTCCTTTCAAAAACTGGAAACAAGATGCACATTCTGAAGGTGGAACAAGAAATCCTTTGATTGTTTTTTATCCAAACGGAATTAAAGACAAAGGCGGAATCAGAAATCAATACAGCCATGTTACAGATTTGCTTCCTACAACTTTAGCAATTACAGGAATTAAAGCGCCAGAATATATCAAAGGAATAAAACAAGATATTATTCAAGGATCTTCATTTCAAGCTTCCTTAGATAATCCGAAAGCAGAATCTTTACATAAAGTACAGTATTATTATATTTTCGGAAACAGAGCCATTTACAAAGATGGATGGAAAGCTTCTGCTGCGCATTTACCAGATTCATTTGCGGTAAAACAATCTTTAGGTAAAAATGAAAAACCAGTTGCAAGTAATTTCGACACAGACGTTTGGGAATTATACAACTTAAACGAAGATTTTAACGAGCGTAATAACTTAGCTAAAAAATATCCTGAAAAACTAGCTGAACTTCAGAAATTATTTGACGAACAGGCAAAAGAAAACAATGTTTATCCGTTTATTGACTGGCAAGATGTTTACAACAGAAGAATACATAATACTGCTGCTGACAAAGGAAAAACGCTTCAGGATTTAGTAAAACAAGTAACTAAACCTGCAGATACAGAAACTACAAAATAA
- a CDS encoding YeiH family protein — protein sequence MSTQPKPFTIHEDWTVVILGFIIIGISLFIFLPEVPVFSWSDTTDLTAKVFDFKNLKILFIQFIYLISIGTFGAFLIGKSIKYFLFTFPIVYVLTLIALILAGNSAIKSINLEAVIFSLIIGLAIGNFFKLPDWFRSALSTEVFVKIGLVLLGTSVIFSDILKAGSLGLIQALIVVLSVWYFAFWLCKKLKIDDELTMMISSAVSICGVSAAIATSGAIKGDSKKLSYVISIVLVTAIPMMIFMPIIAKYFNFPEEVTGAWLGGSIDTSGAVVASGTLVGETALKISTIVKFSQNVLLGIAAFAISVYWTYTHNKSGEALESKPTLNVIWERFPKFVIGFIAASIVFSFFITPETRDAVKESLKNMQGLWFALAFTSIGLETNFKDLLQNNSKKPLIAFLIAQLFNIIITLIIAFLLFSK from the coding sequence ATGTCAACTCAACCCAAACCATTTACTATTCACGAAGACTGGACCGTCGTAATTCTCGGATTTATAATCATCGGAATTTCACTTTTTATCTTTCTTCCAGAAGTCCCCGTTTTTAGCTGGTCAGACACTACTGATTTAACAGCGAAAGTATTTGATTTTAAAAACCTTAAAATACTTTTCATTCAATTTATATATTTAATTTCTATTGGAACTTTTGGTGCTTTTTTAATTGGAAAATCCATAAAATATTTTCTATTTACTTTTCCAATAGTTTATGTTTTGACTTTAATAGCGCTAATTCTCGCAGGAAATTCAGCTATAAAATCCATCAATTTAGAAGCGGTTATTTTTAGTTTGATAATTGGTTTAGCGATTGGAAACTTTTTCAAACTTCCCGATTGGTTTAGATCGGCACTTTCTACAGAAGTCTTTGTCAAAATCGGCTTGGTTTTATTAGGCACAAGCGTCATCTTTTCAGATATTCTAAAAGCAGGATCTTTAGGATTAATTCAAGCTTTGATTGTGGTTTTATCGGTTTGGTATTTTGCTTTTTGGCTTTGCAAGAAATTAAAAATAGACGACGAATTAACGATGATGATTTCTAGTGCAGTTTCCATTTGCGGAGTTTCTGCTGCAATTGCAACTTCTGGAGCGATAAAAGGAGATTCTAAAAAATTGTCTTATGTCATTTCTATCGTTTTGGTAACTGCAATTCCCATGATGATTTTCATGCCAATTATTGCTAAGTATTTCAATTTCCCAGAAGAAGTAACTGGCGCTTGGCTCGGAGGAAGCATCGATACTTCTGGCGCTGTGGTTGCTTCTGGAACTTTGGTTGGCGAAACGGCATTAAAAATTAGCACGATTGTAAAATTCTCTCAAAACGTCTTATTAGGAATTGCCGCTTTTGCCATTTCTGTTTATTGGACTTACACGCATAACAAATCTGGAGAAGCTTTAGAATCAAAACCAACGCTGAATGTGATTTGGGAACGTTTTCCAAAATTTGTTATCGGTTTCATTGCCGCTTCGATTGTTTTTTCATTTTTCATTACGCCCGAAACTCGCGACGCAGTAAAAGAAAGCTTAAAAAATATGCAAGGACTTTGGTTTGCATTAGCTTTTACAAGCATCGGTTTAGAAACTAACTTCAAAGATTTGCTTCAAAATAATAGTAAGAAACCTTTAATCGCTTTCTTAATCGCACAATTATTCAATATCATTATTACTCTTATAATCGCTTTTTTACTTTTCAGTAAATAA
- a CDS encoding thioredoxin domain-containing protein has translation MKNNSIITALILLFTIVGFSQNKSSNTVSLDVFYSKIQAEKKPQIIDARGPEEFALNHINGAVNFNLESKDYTAQVAKLDKSKPVFTYSIGAGRSVWLADELLKNGFKEAYSLEGGIANWIGNGKPFYANSKSKLTLSEYNKIIADNKTVLVDIGSKYCGACTKVKPVLETIRTQYGENLKIVEIDLETSPQIIADLKTVKVFPTLILYQNGKVVFKKDGFNDLKKDVDVALASK, from the coding sequence ATGAAAAATAATAGCATTATTACAGCACTTATTTTGCTTTTTACAATTGTAGGTTTTTCGCAAAATAAAAGTTCGAATACCGTTTCTTTAGATGTTTTTTACAGCAAAATTCAAGCGGAGAAAAAACCACAGATAATTGACGCGCGCGGTCCGGAAGAATTTGCTTTAAACCATATTAACGGCGCAGTAAATTTCAATTTGGAATCGAAAGATTATACGGCACAAGTAGCAAAATTAGACAAATCAAAACCGGTTTTCACGTATTCTATCGGAGCTGGAAGAAGCGTTTGGCTTGCTGACGAATTATTAAAAAATGGTTTTAAAGAAGCTTACAGTTTAGAAGGTGGAATTGCAAATTGGATCGGAAACGGAAAACCTTTTTATGCCAATTCTAAAAGCAAATTAACGCTTTCTGAATACAATAAAATCATTGCAGATAATAAAACTGTTTTGGTAGATATTGGTTCTAAATATTGTGGCGCTTGTACAAAAGTAAAACCAGTTTTAGAAACCATCAGAACACAATATGGCGAAAATTTAAAAATCGTAGAAATTGATTTAGAAACGAGTCCGCAAATAATTGCCGATTTAAAAACGGTAAAGGTTTTTCCAACTTTGATTTTATATCAAAATGGTAAAGTTGTTTTCAAAAAAGATGGTTTTAACGATTTGAAAAAAGATGTTGATGTCGCTTTGGCTTCGAAGTAA